ATGCGTGTGCGTTCTTTTGACTGTTTGTTTGTCTGTAAGAAAAATCAAGTTAGCTGCATCTAAGTTTTGATGGATGGAATATCTCTTTTCTTGGATCCCAATTAATGAGAACTTTGAAATCCCTAATGTCAAtttctttctctatcttttcaCTTTTATTCTGCAATCACGTACGCCATTATATACGTTCACGCACATAttatcctctctttttttcttttttttttttaatattggtaTATGATTTACATCACTTAGCATATATATGCATACGCAGAAGGTGTTCGTGCCGGATTCAGGGCAGCTTCTATTGCATGTGTTGCCAGTGCTGTGCCTACGGTATGCTGCATTCATGCTTTAACTCTTTTTGGGACTctttattagaaatattttgcTAGAATATTTCTTTGTTGCTAATTTAGTATGTACCTTGTTTTGAGAGGCCATAATTGGAAAATGAGGTAACCTGGCACACCTTTATCGGCTGGGAGGAGTGAATCAAACTCTTTAGCATGTACTAAATGATTCCCACCAGAGAATGTTTTACTATCAATTGGCAAGAGCAACTTTGGTGCTTTCATTAACTTCCTAACCTTGCGCCGGATATAATCTATACTCCAATTTTCTGCCTGGCCTCTTTTTAAAAGGCGAACCTACCTTGTTTGTTGGGCATTTACTTCATTAGTATTGACTTGAAGACCCAAGGTGCCATGGATTTAGGTATTAACAGGCTTCACCATGAAGCATGCTATCTTAATTGAATTAATTGGAATCTCATTGAATTAGCACAAACTGGCTACTTCAAAAACTAAGAGGGACGTGGGCACAATTTTTTGGATTGATGAGCATGAGACCTGGTAAGGTTCAACCACtacaaaaataaagacaaaaataaaagggaaCTAGGAATTGTCTTTGGAGTGCAAAGGACTGAGATGATGTTCAAGATGACAAATAAACTCTTTGGCATGTGGCTACATTAGCTGTAGATAATAGGTGTATTGTGGGAACTAATTGAAGTTTGGGAAACTAATTGAAGTTCATAACAGACCAACTGTACATTAACTGTTATTTTTATCTACTTATCAtgcaattttaataaataattatcaattattttaaagaaagtaatgaggatggattttgatttattataattttgataacGGTGATAGTAGTGATggcattaattataaaaatgtggTTGATTTCAAAGACGTGCACATGCTGAGAACATCTGATGAGTATGTTCTTGATTTCACATGCCGAGAATTTTCTGTTAAATCTCAATGGAATGATTTATGTTGGTTCCTGTTTACTTCATACATATTCCATCCTGTTCCTCACATGCAGataattctttctttatttatttctttctccttcttcatcttcttctattttattttattttcccgATGTTTCTTCGTTCATGTCCTTAGTTGGTTGCTGTTCGCGTGATTCCTTGGGCAAAGAGAAACCTCAATTATACTGCTCAGGCACTCATTATATCTGCCGGTATGAACATAGCTTTAAGAACTCAATTTGTGAAAGTGATGTTTATGGTGTTTAAcatacaatttatttttcacgGTTTCTTACAACATCATGGTATTAGTAAATTATTATTGTGCGTTTGCACATAGAATTTTAGTTATTGCCTATTTGGCAACCACGGAGAGagttttataagtaaattttcttatgaatgaaattgagtttttcttGTCTATGTATTGTAAACATCCATATTCTAAATAAGTTTAAAGAAAAGCagtttactctctctctctctctctctctctctcgcacacGGATGCACACAGCacgtccccccccccccccccccccccccccaaaccaAGAAAAATGCTCTCAAGTTTTCctcagatttttatattttgttgtgcTAATGTACTTGTAACTAAATGTGCCACACCTGTTTTGGTGAACAGCATCAATTGCTGCATACTTCATCACTGCTGATAAAACGATTTTGGAGTGTGCAAGAAGAAATTCCCGGCTTGAAGACGCCTTGAGACACCAGAGATGATGCTGTGCAGTTTGAAGTTATGGTGTATGTCCATAACCAGTTAACCTAATGTTCCATATTGCACGTCGTGCTGCAGCTTGGTAAGATGTAccccttttgttttgtttcgttTTCGTTTTTCTTAATTTACTGAGCGTGACGGTTAATAGTTACTACATTTCAGTAGCTGTTCATGACTCCCTATCTGAGTTCTATATGGGATTACCCTGTCAATTTAATCTTGCATTACAAGAGTTGTAAAATCGGACCGAGATTGCCATTTTGCTGTGTACTTTTTTAGTCAACTAGCTTTTTGGAATCAAAATAATGGGTAAGAAGACATGGCCCATTGTTAAATATAACTGAATGCTGAATGTGTATCCCTGATTTGTTCCTTCTAGAGTTCAAATGGGAGTTATTGGGTGTACTTTTAGCAACAGAATTCCTGTTATATcttgaattaaatttacaaaatttgtaagATTCTTGAATTTTGAATAATCGATGCCGTTTATTACTTGAATTTGTAAGATTCTTGATTCTGAATAATCGATGCcaagagtaaagaaaaaatgaagtaaaTTTTCTGTTTATGGTTGGCAAGGCTTAGGCAAGACAAGCTACTCCAGAACAAAAGAGCAAGTACTtccaaaaaacaagaacaaacaGCAAGTAGCCCGGAATGTGTCACGATGGAAGTTGTCCAAGATGTGTTTTTTACGTGCCAAGAGACTTtggataaattatattattatagctCCCATCATGTTTCTTTTGTGCTTGATTATAttattaccctttttttttctttttaagttggTCATGCTATCATTCCCCGATTTCTAAATGAGTGTCACGTCAAGAACTTTGGACAGACTCGAATCTCGGATCGTGACGAGGAGAAGTACGATAAGAAATATTTACCGAGTTAGGGAATCCAACTTAGAAATACACTGACTATTATAATGTCAATGTAGTAAGTGGAGTTAGACAGTTCATGGTTCATGCCCCTCGACACAACCTCTTTAAGAGCCCTGCCATTCGCTAAAAACATAATGCAAAACATTCAACTGAACCGAGTTTTATAGCTTTTGCCcaaattttggataaaatgcAGAAAAATACCTATACATCGGTTTCCTTCCTAATAAAAACCATCAATCAGTTTCCTTGTCTGTAcctgaaaaaaaattagtattttatttgaattttgagagtCGGTGCAATTTATCTAAACATTTTTAAGCTAAATAATTCTCACCAATCTCCTCcattaagtcaaaaaatatattttttaataaaaaattcttttcatcgaTCATTATTTACCACTTTACACCTTATTAAAAATATCCTTACATCATATGAAAAACAtcttacatcttataaaaaaattataaatataaaatatgaaagtaaataataattaatatataacatttatttttttaagagtaatgttagaaaTCCCGATTTCAGTTCATTTTCCTGTtcacattttcttaatttttttgagtttttttatgtagtgattaaaaaatattatttaataatattgtgaatatcACACTTTTTACATCCTTtttgtaacattttttaaaaaataaaaaatttacaatattattaaataataattttttaatcactacataaaaaaactcaaaaaaaataaaaaaattggaaacagaaaaataaacGGGAttcctatcattttttttaattatcatatttctataaataattaaaatattttatcatgtattgttaattaattattaatatatcagTTTTATGACTGCACGCGGGCTAATGTTTGACAGAACAGCAACTTCGTCAGTAGTAGTGGATCTTTCTTTGGCACACCAGCTGTCTCTATCACCAAGCTTTCTAATTTCCGTCAACAATCCACTCAGAtctctctaatattattattccgTGTTTGACCGGCAAACCTCTCCTTCCTCGAAGAGCTAGGGTTTTGATCTTTTCCTGGTTCTAACTCCTCCGCACTCTACACTACATTCCCCCCCTCTTCATTGCCTCGATCGTTCTTATCCCGATTTCGCTCTTCTACCTTCAACCTAAGTACGATCTGCGATGTGATTTGTTGAATAGGCTCGATCTCCGCGACCAGAACTTTTGGATTCATAGCAATCTTTGGTTCGCTTGTTTTGGCGTGGGGTTTTTCTTTGTTGATTCAGAAAATGGTGGGTTCTGAAAGTCCCAACGGTTCTTCGCCACAGCCGGCGAGGAAGTACGGTATCACAAAGCCAATCTCTCTTGCAGGGCCCACCGAGGCTGATCGTCACCGCAATATGGAATTGGAAAAGGTATcacaaatttgtttatttttatctctctctctctctctctctctcggttcgCTGCTTTATATCCACATTATATTAACTACTATATTGTTCGTAGTTCTTGATTGATTCGGGGCTATATGAGAGTGAGGAAGAAGCTTCGAGGAGAAAAGAGGTTCTGGACCGCATTGATGAGGtagttatttttacttttttgatatTGTTGACTGCCTCTTGAGAAAAGTTGTGTCTATATGTTTGCATTCGATATGCATATCAGATACAGTTCGAAGATATGCACATGATGTTTTATAGTAAAGAATATTAACATTTGCTTGCTGTGTGATTAAAGTCTTCGGACTTTGTTGATGCAATTTTCGGGGCAGGGCCAGAGTCCAACAAAATGGTCGAATGGCCCTTGATTATGGCTTTCACATTGATCTGGTACTCGGATGCtcatccataaataaaataataagtaataaataaagcacctaaaatgtaaataaagagATACATagagatttacgtggtttgacaTAAAAACCTACATTTGCCGGTTGTTTGAGGCCGAAATCCACCATGTTTGGTGATTTTACAGTTTCTCATGGTTTCACGGGACTCTggataaatgcaaaaaataggGTTGAGTAGAGGTTAAAGAAGATGCTATGTAGAGGTCTTCTTTATAGAGGTCCCAAGAGAGTGTAGATCTCTATCCTACATTGTATTGGTTCCCTCCTTTATAGAggtcttcttccttctttggaGTAGCTGAGTCCTATTTGCTTTAtgtcattttcatctttttgtatGCCAATCAATCTCTTTTGACTTTATCTCTTCTGAGTCTTATCTCTTCCTTTTATTCTTGTCAATGAGCTGGACCCTAGTTCATTTTATATCAAACAGACTTGATATTCAATTGAACAGATTAATGGAAATTACCGATGATAATGATGGTAGAGACACGATAACAGAACTAATTGTATTCAATCCTTGGTGGATTCAACTTTCATGTGGCGTTGACGGTACTGGACATGCATAAAGCTCACTTGATTGGCAGTTAGGTTCTGAAGGGCAACGTTGGGAAAGGAGTATATTACAGAATCTCTAATTTGCTTGAGTATTCAAACATTTTGTGGTGTTGGTGGTTCGGGTTTTGGAGTCTACCAACTAATGTCGATAGGCTGTAGCTTATATGTTTATACTAGGGGTGAAAACTAAAGGTTCGGTTTTGGTTTCGGCCCAAAACCGAAAACAACTCCGATATCTTGAAATGGTATGAATCTCAACCGAAACCGGCTGGTGAAGGGGGAGAAAACCGTCTACATCAGTCTTGGCGTAACTCCGGTTGGTTTGTTGGCGTCTTCGGTGGCGACGAATGTGGCTGCAATTTGAGATAGATGACGACAAGAGCCGCGAGGTgcgatttgagagagagagagagaggcgctATGAACTCATGTGAAATcagaaaggggaagaaagaaatgaggaagaagaagggtgaGTGCGTGTGTTTAAACCCTGGAGGGGCCgtttcctttatatttttttcaaacattaagTCCCAGAACGACGTTGTTTCACTcatgaaacggcgtcgtttcatatatgtataattttaaaaaaaaaaaatttcaagtattAGTAGGTGCAGCGGTCCGGTCTGGCTCAAACCGGGACCGAATAGCTGAACATTGGTTTTGGCCAAATTCAACCGCCAGCTGACCGGTTCTATGCCGGTTCCGAGCTCCGGCGGCCGGTCTGAGTTGGTCCCGTTCGGTTTTACGGTTTCTTGTACAGCCCTAGTTTATACTATGTATTACTGTTTGTATTGTAATCTCCATTTCtgtgttttctataattttagaTGCTTCTTAGTgaatatttcattatatattatactagcTTGCCTTGGCatagtttatcatttttttttggcttcattaattttataatgagCCATTCTTACTTTATAGGAAGAGTGTAATATTGGTTGAAATTACCTGCCTGTTTTATGAGTGTATTTGACGGAagctatttgaaaaataaaaaattataagtattcTAGAGAGTTTTACAACCTCTTTAATCTGGAATTTTGGTTAATCTCTATTTTTCCACAATCTTCATTGGCATTTTAGCTTGTTTTATAATCTGCATTCTTCCGTCTTTCTGTGAGATGCATTTCTATTTTGCTAACAAAACCTTTATTGTAGATTGTAAAAGGTTGGGTCAAGCAATTAACCCACCAGAGGGGCTACACAGATCAGATGGTGGAGGACGCAAATGCTGTCATTCTTACTTTTGGTTCCTATCGACTGGGGGTTAGTATAAGTTTTCATTATGCCCCTTTTATGATGCGAGCAATTGCTTCTGCTTTGTTATGTTCTTCTCCAAGGTATTTTTGGTCTAACCTCACCAATGGCAATAGGGATAATAAAGTGTATTAATCATGTGGGGTTTGCATGCAGAatcttttacatttattttcaagttttttgcTGAAGGATCAACTTGGATCATCTTCAGTGCAGGAATAAGAATCATTTACCTGCCAGAATGTTGTACTCTCTTTTATTGGTAGCTTGCATCATAGTTGTGATATGCTTCGGATGGGGAGAACCGAATTCAATTATGAAGTGCCCCGCCATATCAGTGGCAACAAAG
This genomic interval from Juglans microcarpa x Juglans regia isolate MS1-56 chromosome 4D, Jm3101_v1.0, whole genome shotgun sequence contains the following:
- the LOC121261129 gene encoding early nodulin-93-like — encoded protein: MGIPLEVRDVWVNKRNGFMIASPVEEQKILNARNCTNEGVRAGFRAASIACVASAVPTLVAVRVIPWAKRNLNYTAQALIISAASIAAYFITADKTILECARRNSRLEDALRHQR